In Drosophila bipectinata strain 14024-0381.07 chromosome 2R, DbipHiC1v2, whole genome shotgun sequence, one genomic interval encodes:
- the Naa35 gene encoding N-alpha-acetyltransferase 35, NatC auxiliary subunit homolog isoform X1: protein MNGSSVVEPPDFQAATAAAAAAARASSSEQDEWSASECGFLDPEVQRVMRSGSAAEDITQYPMHGWVDVTKEFHDACAELQPGELAQDMLFGLFEAMSAIEIMDPKMDVGMGFDRQDLPPPSFEAAIAMGAIKLDDLTPSELIGIFDALFSCIVSWLEGNSMDQVLFTCLYLHAPSKIKDKALRVFCTAVRNLIVVIKNIIAGAAVNEEEDFQLYGNSALLGAEKAQPSSVFGSLKEVEDELVRKCKQLAAPEDWMAVVHRLRFMRHLFQVIYQVEQMATIESSEDTMNEIYKNLNVASELLPLIRRTLDRGTQPEKGSDAPNPMGFSPRIHDRSQPPAFPRSIKIRDRPASYQFLEEMVSRFKYACKVIRHKDYYSALNFFIEYSKKSGQCILSRSVLQSLFSANIRLAHGKQPMKQFLRHSVQIFNSPPVLNTKHPVAADPKVQQHLENFFRYCINMNTFTQFIRICGFNRARQRDKLARLIENFDTIQVDAARLDSVMNQLANEKAMEGNEPLATALKHSTHFSTWVLYNCFRAMLIFLMSGFELELYAVHEFLYIYWYPYEFLVGFLVSALTRTENILLAQEEYAEHQSKIQSNSGSGGAAKNRKAAKPKKNKKQQRPYRAEIVFHHALLSLCGGMYKAMGALTKDGRVRLPLSKFDNEEIRYNRRFLPFAALTSPPPVSYAEFKNIRDHMMRPSAEELYSYAAKHFDQARNVLESIQNPDQEMLDLLQIARTNFVVMNVLARGHQKEVKRQPEFDFSKHSYFPIIKLK from the exons ATGAACGGAAG CAGTGTTGTGGAGCCACCCGACTTCCAGGCAGCCACTGCGGccgcagcagcggcagcacgAGCTAGCAGCTCCGAGCAGGATGAGTGGAGCGCCAGCGAGTGCGGTTTCCTTGATCCGGAGGTCCAACGGGTCATGCGGAGCGGCAGTGCCGCAGAGGACATCACCCAGTATCCTATGCATGGATGGGTGGATGTCACCAAAGAGTTCCACGACGCCTGTGCGGAGCTGCAGCCGGGTGAACTGGCCCAGGACATGCTCTTTGGTCTTTTCGAGGCCATGTCCGCCATTGAAATCATGGACCCCAAGATGGATGTAGGAATGGGCTTCGACAGGCAGGATCTGCCGCCGCCCTCCTTCGAGGCGGCCATAGCT ATGGGCGCCATCAAGCTAGATGATCTCACGCCCTCCGAACTGATAGGAATCTTTGATGCTCTCTTCTCTTGCATCGTGTCCTGGCTGGAGGGCAACTCCATGGACCAAGTGCTATTCACCTGCCTGTACCTGCACGCTCCGTCCAAGATTAAGGACAAGGCGCTTCGAGTCTTTTGTACTGCCGTGCGCAATCTCATCGTGGTCATCAAAAACATCATAGCCGGGGCCGCCGTCAACGAGGAGGAGGATTTTCAGCTATATGGAAACTCTGCTCTTTTAGGCGCCGAAAAGGCTCAACCTTCTTCTGTCTTTGGATCACTCAAGGAGGTTGAGGACGAGCTTGTGCGAAAATGCAAGCAGCTTGCGGCACCAGAGGATTGGATGGCGGTTGTGCATCGGCTGCGTTTCATGCGGCATCTCTTCCAAGTCATCTACCAAGTGGAGCAAATGGCAACCATTGAAAGCAGCGAGGATACCATGAATGAAATCTACAAAAACCTCAATGTTGCCTCCGAGCTCCTGCCTTTGATACGAAGGACCTTGGATAGGGGTACCCAACCTGAAAAGGGCT CCGATGCACCGAATCCTATGGGCTTCTCTCCGCGCATCCACGACCGAAGCCAACCTCCTGCATTTCCGCGTAGCATAAAGATCAGGGACCGCCCGGCCAGTTATCAATTTCTGGAGGAGATGGTTTCCCGCTTTAAATACGCCTGCAAAGTCATTAGGCATAAGGATTACTACTCGGCGCTG AACTTCTTCATCGAGTACAGCAAAAAGTCGGGTCAGTGCATTTTGTCCAGGAGTGTGCTACAGAGTCTTTTCAGCGCCAACATTCGGCTGGCGCACGGAAAGCAGCCCATGAAGCAATTCCTACGCCATTCAGTGCAAATCTTCAACTCACCGCCCGTTCTGAATACCAAACACCCTGTAGCCGCTGATCCCAAGGTTCAACAGCACCTGGAGAACTTCTTCCGATACTGCATCAATATGAACACCTTCACGCAATTCATCCGCATCTGTGGCTTCAATCGCGCTCGCCAGCGGGacaagctggcgcggctgATCGAGAACTTTGATACCATTCAAGTGGACGCGGCGCGGCTAGACTCTGTAATGAATCAACTGGCCAACGAGAAGGCCATGGAGGGCAACGAGCCTCTGGCCACAGCCCTAAAACACAGCACTCACTTCTCCACGTGGGTCCTGTACAACTGCTTCCGTGCAATGCTCATCTTCCTCATGTCCGGCTTCGAATTGGAACTGTACGCCGTGCACGAGTTCCTGTACATTTACTGGTATCCATACGAGTTCCTAGTAGGCTTCCTCGTCTCTGCTCTCACGCGAACCGAGAACATCCTGCTGGCCCAGGAGGAGTACGCCGAGCATCAGAGCAAGATTCAGTCCAACAGTGGTAGCGGTGGAGCTGCTAAGAACCGCAAAGCGGCCAAGCCGAAGAAAAATAAGAAGCAACAGCGACCATATCGCGCCGAAATAGTCTTTCACCACGCCCTGCTGAGCCTCTGTGGGGGCATGTACAAGGCGATGGGAGCTCTGACCAAAGATGGACGCGTGCGTCTGCCGCTGTCCAAGTTCGACAATGAGGAGATTCGCTACAATCGTCGCTTCCTGCCATTCGCCGCCCTCACCAGTCCTCCACCCGTCTCGTATGCGGAATTCAAGAACATCAGGGACCACATGATGCGACCCAGTGCTGAGGAGCTCTATAGCTATGCGGCCAAGCACTTTGACCAGGCGCGAAACGTCCTGGAAAGCATCCAGAACCCAGATCAGGAG ATGCTGGATCTTCTGCAAATTGCACGCACCAACTTTGTGGTGATGAACGTACTGGCCCGCGGGCACCAGAAGGAAGTGAAACGACAGCCCGAATTTGACTTCTCCAAACACAGCTATTTCCCAATCATTAAACTGAAGTAG
- the Naa35 gene encoding N-alpha-acetyltransferase 35, NatC auxiliary subunit homolog isoform X2, producing the protein MNGSVVEPPDFQAATAAAAAAARASSSEQDEWSASECGFLDPEVQRVMRSGSAAEDITQYPMHGWVDVTKEFHDACAELQPGELAQDMLFGLFEAMSAIEIMDPKMDVGMGFDRQDLPPPSFEAAIAMGAIKLDDLTPSELIGIFDALFSCIVSWLEGNSMDQVLFTCLYLHAPSKIKDKALRVFCTAVRNLIVVIKNIIAGAAVNEEEDFQLYGNSALLGAEKAQPSSVFGSLKEVEDELVRKCKQLAAPEDWMAVVHRLRFMRHLFQVIYQVEQMATIESSEDTMNEIYKNLNVASELLPLIRRTLDRGTQPEKGSDAPNPMGFSPRIHDRSQPPAFPRSIKIRDRPASYQFLEEMVSRFKYACKVIRHKDYYSALNFFIEYSKKSGQCILSRSVLQSLFSANIRLAHGKQPMKQFLRHSVQIFNSPPVLNTKHPVAADPKVQQHLENFFRYCINMNTFTQFIRICGFNRARQRDKLARLIENFDTIQVDAARLDSVMNQLANEKAMEGNEPLATALKHSTHFSTWVLYNCFRAMLIFLMSGFELELYAVHEFLYIYWYPYEFLVGFLVSALTRTENILLAQEEYAEHQSKIQSNSGSGGAAKNRKAAKPKKNKKQQRPYRAEIVFHHALLSLCGGMYKAMGALTKDGRVRLPLSKFDNEEIRYNRRFLPFAALTSPPPVSYAEFKNIRDHMMRPSAEELYSYAAKHFDQARNVLESIQNPDQEMLDLLQIARTNFVVMNVLARGHQKEVKRQPEFDFSKHSYFPIIKLK; encoded by the exons ATGAACGGAAG TGTTGTGGAGCCACCCGACTTCCAGGCAGCCACTGCGGccgcagcagcggcagcacgAGCTAGCAGCTCCGAGCAGGATGAGTGGAGCGCCAGCGAGTGCGGTTTCCTTGATCCGGAGGTCCAACGGGTCATGCGGAGCGGCAGTGCCGCAGAGGACATCACCCAGTATCCTATGCATGGATGGGTGGATGTCACCAAAGAGTTCCACGACGCCTGTGCGGAGCTGCAGCCGGGTGAACTGGCCCAGGACATGCTCTTTGGTCTTTTCGAGGCCATGTCCGCCATTGAAATCATGGACCCCAAGATGGATGTAGGAATGGGCTTCGACAGGCAGGATCTGCCGCCGCCCTCCTTCGAGGCGGCCATAGCT ATGGGCGCCATCAAGCTAGATGATCTCACGCCCTCCGAACTGATAGGAATCTTTGATGCTCTCTTCTCTTGCATCGTGTCCTGGCTGGAGGGCAACTCCATGGACCAAGTGCTATTCACCTGCCTGTACCTGCACGCTCCGTCCAAGATTAAGGACAAGGCGCTTCGAGTCTTTTGTACTGCCGTGCGCAATCTCATCGTGGTCATCAAAAACATCATAGCCGGGGCCGCCGTCAACGAGGAGGAGGATTTTCAGCTATATGGAAACTCTGCTCTTTTAGGCGCCGAAAAGGCTCAACCTTCTTCTGTCTTTGGATCACTCAAGGAGGTTGAGGACGAGCTTGTGCGAAAATGCAAGCAGCTTGCGGCACCAGAGGATTGGATGGCGGTTGTGCATCGGCTGCGTTTCATGCGGCATCTCTTCCAAGTCATCTACCAAGTGGAGCAAATGGCAACCATTGAAAGCAGCGAGGATACCATGAATGAAATCTACAAAAACCTCAATGTTGCCTCCGAGCTCCTGCCTTTGATACGAAGGACCTTGGATAGGGGTACCCAACCTGAAAAGGGCT CCGATGCACCGAATCCTATGGGCTTCTCTCCGCGCATCCACGACCGAAGCCAACCTCCTGCATTTCCGCGTAGCATAAAGATCAGGGACCGCCCGGCCAGTTATCAATTTCTGGAGGAGATGGTTTCCCGCTTTAAATACGCCTGCAAAGTCATTAGGCATAAGGATTACTACTCGGCGCTG AACTTCTTCATCGAGTACAGCAAAAAGTCGGGTCAGTGCATTTTGTCCAGGAGTGTGCTACAGAGTCTTTTCAGCGCCAACATTCGGCTGGCGCACGGAAAGCAGCCCATGAAGCAATTCCTACGCCATTCAGTGCAAATCTTCAACTCACCGCCCGTTCTGAATACCAAACACCCTGTAGCCGCTGATCCCAAGGTTCAACAGCACCTGGAGAACTTCTTCCGATACTGCATCAATATGAACACCTTCACGCAATTCATCCGCATCTGTGGCTTCAATCGCGCTCGCCAGCGGGacaagctggcgcggctgATCGAGAACTTTGATACCATTCAAGTGGACGCGGCGCGGCTAGACTCTGTAATGAATCAACTGGCCAACGAGAAGGCCATGGAGGGCAACGAGCCTCTGGCCACAGCCCTAAAACACAGCACTCACTTCTCCACGTGGGTCCTGTACAACTGCTTCCGTGCAATGCTCATCTTCCTCATGTCCGGCTTCGAATTGGAACTGTACGCCGTGCACGAGTTCCTGTACATTTACTGGTATCCATACGAGTTCCTAGTAGGCTTCCTCGTCTCTGCTCTCACGCGAACCGAGAACATCCTGCTGGCCCAGGAGGAGTACGCCGAGCATCAGAGCAAGATTCAGTCCAACAGTGGTAGCGGTGGAGCTGCTAAGAACCGCAAAGCGGCCAAGCCGAAGAAAAATAAGAAGCAACAGCGACCATATCGCGCCGAAATAGTCTTTCACCACGCCCTGCTGAGCCTCTGTGGGGGCATGTACAAGGCGATGGGAGCTCTGACCAAAGATGGACGCGTGCGTCTGCCGCTGTCCAAGTTCGACAATGAGGAGATTCGCTACAATCGTCGCTTCCTGCCATTCGCCGCCCTCACCAGTCCTCCACCCGTCTCGTATGCGGAATTCAAGAACATCAGGGACCACATGATGCGACCCAGTGCTGAGGAGCTCTATAGCTATGCGGCCAAGCACTTTGACCAGGCGCGAAACGTCCTGGAAAGCATCCAGAACCCAGATCAGGAG ATGCTGGATCTTCTGCAAATTGCACGCACCAACTTTGTGGTGATGAACGTACTGGCCCGCGGGCACCAGAAGGAAGTGAAACGACAGCCCGAATTTGACTTCTCCAAACACAGCTATTTCCCAATCATTAAACTGAAGTAG
- the Zfrp8 gene encoding programmed cell death protein 2, translating into MEIDLGFAEKQDDVAWLSNRYFPSKLGGQPAWLELESLPATTVLQCSKCKAPKSFLAQLYSPFEDEFNFHRSIYVFLCRNPDCQQPQDASNFTVLRSQLPLKNKFFSEEDPDDEGDPLPAIPCWKKLCAACGCLAPHACSKCKAIHYCSSEHQRAHWPQHKPSCGSSSSARHEPLGNVEFPEFEIVMDSNPTNSAENEKDDETRLAEFEELEASGKTGELSNVSEAELDKYFGQTAAADDKTFRQFKKKTAAEPEQIIRYQRGGSPLWITDTTKTVQDRLESLPNCSACGGARQFEFQIMPQALTLLEDENLDWGVLAVYTCARSCPIEGYVEEVLVKQDIVAEEQS; encoded by the exons ATGGAAATAGATTTGGGTTTCGCGGAAAAACAAGACGATGTTGCCTGGCTGAGCAACCGGTACTTTCCCAGCAAGCTTGGTGGTCAGCCCGCCTGGCTGGAGTTGGAATCCCTGCCCGCCACGACAGTGCTACAATGCAGCAAGTGTAAGGCTCCGAAATCCTTCCTGGCTCAACTCTACTCCCCATTCGAGGATGAGTTCAACTTCCATCGCTCCATATACGTGTTTTTGTGTCGGAATCCGGACTGCCAGCAACCGCAGGATGCAAG CAATTTCACGGTGTTGCGCTCACAATTACCATTGAAGAACAAGTTTTTCTCGGAGGAGGATCCAGATGACGAAGGTGATCCATTG CCGGCTATTCCTTGCTGGAAGAAGCTGTGCGCCGCCTGTGGTTGCTTGGCTCCTCATGCCTGCAGCAAATGCAAGGCAATCCACTATTGCTCCTCTGAGCACCAACGTGCCCACTGGCCTCAGCACAAGCCCAGTTGCGGCTCTTCCAGCAGCGCCCGCCATGAACCTCTGGGCAACGTAGAATTtcctgaattcgaaattgTAATGGACAGCAATCCAACAAATTCAGCGGAAAACGAAAAGGACGACGAGACACGATTGGCAGAGTTCGAGGAGTTGGAGGCCAGTGGCAAGACGGGCGAACTTAGCAACGTTTCCGAGGCAGAGCTGGACAAATACTTCGGGCAGACAGCGGCAGCGGATGACAAAACGTTCCGTCAGTTCAAAAAGAAAACGGCAGCGGAGCCCGAACAGATTATACGCTACCAGCGTGGCGGCAGTCCATTGTGGATTACAGATACTACCAAGACGGTACAAGATCGATTGGAGTCCCTACCGAACTGCAGTGCTTGTGGTGGGGCTCGTCAGTTCGAGTTCCAGATCATGCCCCAGGCACTGACGCTGCTGGAAGATGAAAACCTCGACTGGGGTGTTTTAGCGGTCTATACTTGTGCCAGGAGCTGCCCCATCGAAGGCTATGTGGAGGAGGTGCTCGTCAAGCAGGACATAGTAGCTGAGGAGCAGAGTTGA